In one Gemmatimonadetes bacterium SCN 70-22 genomic region, the following are encoded:
- a CDS encoding pilus assembly protein CpaF has protein sequence MAVAEEAPAAPTFARAAAPVEELSAVDKLKVDIHHRLIARLDLEALEQLKDEAEVTAQIRLAVAEFLRNETTPLSQAEREEIVEHIVWEITGLGPIEPLFRDPLITDILVNNAHDIFVERRGKLSRVNTQFRNDAHLMAIIDRIVSRVGRRVDESSPMVDARLPDGSRVNAIIPPLSLDGPVLSIRRFGKEITVKQLTEYGAVTDEMLQLLSGCVKARLNILISGGTGSGKTTLLNAMSSFIPGDERLVTIEDAAELRLQQEHVVRLETRPPNSEGKGEVIARDLVKNALRMRPDRIIIGEVRSAEALDMLQAMNTGHEGSLSTIHANSPRDALSRLETMILMAGTNLPQRAMREQVSSALDLIVQVQRLSDGSRRVVSVTEVTGMEGDIVTTQEIFRYRRKGITPEGKIVGVFEATGIRPLFAERLTVAGIELPRGLFV, from the coding sequence GTGGCCGTGGCCGAGGAGGCGCCCGCCGCGCCGACGTTCGCCCGGGCCGCTGCTCCCGTGGAGGAGCTGAGCGCCGTCGACAAGCTCAAGGTCGACATCCACCATCGCCTCATCGCACGACTCGACCTCGAGGCGCTGGAGCAGCTGAAGGACGAGGCCGAGGTGACGGCGCAGATCCGCCTGGCCGTCGCCGAGTTCCTGCGCAACGAGACGACCCCGCTCTCGCAGGCGGAACGCGAGGAAATCGTCGAGCACATCGTCTGGGAGATCACCGGTCTCGGCCCCATCGAGCCGCTCTTCCGCGATCCGCTCATCACCGACATCCTCGTCAACAACGCGCACGACATCTTCGTCGAGCGCCGGGGGAAGCTGTCGCGGGTCAACACGCAGTTCCGCAACGATGCGCACCTGATGGCGATCATCGACCGCATCGTGAGCCGCGTGGGGCGCCGGGTCGACGAGTCGTCGCCCATGGTCGACGCCCGCCTCCCCGACGGGTCGCGCGTCAACGCCATCATCCCGCCGCTCTCGCTCGACGGTCCCGTCCTCTCCATTCGCCGGTTCGGCAAGGAGATCACGGTCAAGCAGCTGACGGAGTACGGCGCCGTCACCGACGAGATGCTGCAGCTCCTGTCGGGGTGCGTGAAGGCGCGGCTCAACATCCTGATCTCCGGCGGGACGGGGTCGGGGAAGACGACCCTCCTCAACGCGATGTCGTCGTTCATTCCCGGCGACGAGCGCCTGGTGACGATCGAGGACGCCGCCGAGTTGCGGCTGCAACAGGAGCACGTGGTGCGCCTCGAGACGCGCCCCCCCAACTCGGAAGGGAAGGGGGAGGTCATCGCCCGCGACCTCGTGAAGAACGCCCTCCGCATGCGCCCCGACCGCATCATCATCGGCGAGGTGCGCAGCGCCGAGGCGCTCGACATGCTGCAGGCCATGAACACCGGCCACGAGGGGTCGCTCAGCACCATCCACGCGAACTCGCCGCGCGACGCCCTGTCGCGCCTGGAGACGATGATCCTGATGGCCGGGACCAACCTCCCGCAGCGCGCCATGCGCGAGCAGGTCTCGTCGGCGCTGGACCTGATCGTGCAGGTGCAACGCCTGAGCGACGGCTCGCGCCGCGTGGTGAGCGTCACGGAGGTGACGGGGATGGAAGGCGATATCGTGACCACGCAGGAGATCTTCCGCTACCGCCGGAAGGGGATCACCCCCGAGGGGAAGATCGTCGGCGTCTTCGAGGCGACGGGGATCCGCCCGCTCTTCGCCGAGCGCCTCACCGTGGCGGGGATCGAACTCCCCCGCGGACTCTTCGTCTAG